One Intestinimonas butyriciproducens genomic window, GGCTCGGACTTTGTGGAGCTCTATGTGGGCGTGGGCGCCTCCCGGGTCCGCGATCTCTTTGACCAGGCCAAAAAGGACTCCCCCGCCATCGTCTTTATCGATGAGATCGACGCCGTGGGCCGCCAGCGCGGCGCCGGCCTGGGCGGCGGCCATGACGAGCGTGAGCAGACCCTGAACCAGCTTTTGGTGGAAATGGACGGCTTTTCGGCCAACGAGGGTGTCATCGTTCTGGCCGCTACCAACCGGGTGGACATCCTCGATCCCGCCCTCCTGCGTCCCGGCCGGTTCGATCGGCAGGTCTACGTGGGGTATCCCGACATCAAAGGGCGGGAGGCCATTTTGAAGATCCACGCCCGCAATAAGCCCCTGGCGGACGACGTCTCCCTGGCGGAGCTTGCCAAGGCCACCGGCGGCTTCACCGGTGCGGACCTGGAGAACCTGATGAACGAGGCGGCCCTGCTGGCCGCCCGCCGGGAGGAGCGCTTCATCACCATGGAGGATCTCCACGAGGCGGTCATCAAAGTCATCGCCGGCCCGGAGAAGAAGAGCAAGGTGGTCACGCCCCGGGAACGGCGCCTCACCGCCTATCATGAGGCAGGCCATGCCGTGGTCAATCACAGCTTGGAGACCGCCGATCCGGTCCATCAGATCACCATCGTGCCCCGGGGCGGCGCAGGCGGCATGACCATCAGCCTACCCCAGGAGGACAAGAACTTCCTCTCCCGGACGGAGCTCACCGAACGCATTGCCTCTCTGCTGGGCGGACGGGTGGCCGAACAGCTCACCCTGGGGGATATCTCCACCGGCGCGGGCAACGACATCCAGCGGGCCTCTTCCATCGCCCGGAACATGGTCATGCGCTACGGCATGAGCGACCGGTTGGGTAGCGTCACCTTCGATACCGGCCATGACGAGGTCTTTATCGGTCGGTCCATGGCCCAGGCCAAGAGCTATTCGGAGGAGGTCGCCGGTATCATCGACGAGGAGGTCAAGACCCTCATCGACAACGCCTACGCCCGGTGTGAGTCCATTTTGAAGGCGCACGCCAAGGAGTTGGACCTGGTGGCGCGCTACCTGCTGGAGCATGAGACCATGGACTCCAAGACCTTTGAGCAGGTCTTTACCGACCCGGCCTCTCTGCAGGCCCAGCTCCCCGCAGACGGGGACGGCGACTCGGCCTCCGACCCCTGGCCGGAACCCGGCAACGGCGATGCGTGAGCCCATCCGCACCCTGCTGGGCGACATCACACAGATCCGGGCAGATGCCATCGTCAACGCCGCCAATCCCTCTCTTCTGGGAGGAGGGGGTGTGGACGGGGCCATCCACCGGCGGGCCGGCCCGGCCCTCCTGGCTGAATGCAGGACCCTGCACGGCTGTAAAACAGGGAGCGCTAAAATTACAAAAGGTTATTCTCTGCCCGCAAAATACGTTCTGCATACCCCCGGTCCGGTATGGCACGGCGGCGGACATGGGGAGGAGGCTATGCTGGCCTCCTGTTACCGCTCCTGTCTGGAACTGGCCCTGTCGCATGACTGCCGGACCGTCGCCTTTCCCTCCATCAGCACCGGCGTCTATCGATTCCCTCTGGACCGGGCCGCCCCCATTGCCGTCGGAGCGGTGCGGGGATTCCTCACCTCCCACCCAGCCGCCTTTGACGAGATCCTCTTCGTCTGTTTTGACGAAAAGACCAAACACGCCTATGACATGGCACTGGAACGCAGATAATATAAAAGGCAGCCCGTCTCTT contains:
- the ftsH gene encoding ATP-dependent zinc metalloprotease FtsH, whose amino-acid sequence is MKKISLRDVAFYGLILMILVGTLWTLQNMNATAAPSYAQVRRELEQQNVERLVVDKNNNLTLFLKDGTTLSYKLYSLELFREDFNELIIKQWQAGILADYDYPPDPTPSPWMSFLPYLAIFVIFGFMWYFMFLRQNGAGGGGDKTARFGRARTRTLADQGDKKVTFDNVAGADEEKEELREIVEFLRDPKRFVALGARIPKGVLLVGPPGTGKTLLARAVAGEAGVNFLSISGSDFVELYVGVGASRVRDLFDQAKKDSPAIVFIDEIDAVGRQRGAGLGGGHDEREQTLNQLLVEMDGFSANEGVIVLAATNRVDILDPALLRPGRFDRQVYVGYPDIKGREAILKIHARNKPLADDVSLAELAKATGGFTGADLENLMNEAALLAARREERFITMEDLHEAVIKVIAGPEKKSKVVTPRERRLTAYHEAGHAVVNHSLETADPVHQITIVPRGGAGGMTISLPQEDKNFLSRTELTERIASLLGGRVAEQLTLGDISTGAGNDIQRASSIARNMVMRYGMSDRLGSVTFDTGHDEVFIGRSMAQAKSYSEEVAGIIDEEVKTLIDNAYARCESILKAHAKELDLVARYLLEHETMDSKTFEQVFTDPASLQAQLPADGDGDSASDPWPEPGNGDA
- a CDS encoding O-acetyl-ADP-ribose deacetylase gives rise to the protein MREPIRTLLGDITQIRADAIVNAANPSLLGGGGVDGAIHRRAGPALLAECRTLHGCKTGSAKITKGYSLPAKYVLHTPGPVWHGGGHGEEAMLASCYRSCLELALSHDCRTVAFPSISTGVYRFPLDRAAPIAVGAVRGFLTSHPAAFDEILFVCFDEKTKHAYDMALERR